Genomic DNA from Amycolatopsis alba DSM 44262:
GCGTCGATACCGCCGATGGGAGAGGCCGCGGCGACGTCATGCGTACGGACGTCGAGCCTGCCTTGCTTGACGATGTCGACCGAAGCGCCCCAGAGGAGACGATGGCTCCAGCCGGAGATGTCGTACATGACCGGCACCTTCGCCGAGATGTCGCTGCCCTGCTCCAGCATCACGTTCGCCAGCCCGCGTTTCGGCTGGTGCATGTCGACCAGGTACGAACCGGCCGGATACCGGCGTCCGGCCAGCGAGAACGGGCGCTCGGCCTGCCGCACCCGGACGTCGTTGGCCACCAGGTGATCGACGAGCCGTGAAGCGGCGACGGCCGAACGCTGGTCCGCGCCGGCGGGGATGACGTACGCGCGCGGGAACTCCGTGCGGTAGCGGTCTTCCGGCCCGAAGCCGGGCACGAACCCGTCGGGGATCTCGCGCTGCGCCTCGCCCGCACCGCCGCGGCGGAACATCTCGATCTGGTTCGCGATCAGCTCACGGCGGTTGCGGTCGACGTAGGTCAGCGTGCTGCCGATGGTGGCCTCGACGACCTCGGTGTTGATCACCGAGCGTCGCCGGAGTTCCGTGACCGGCTGCGTTTCGTAGTCCGCGTTGTTCACCCGCATCGGGATCTCGACCGTGAACGACACCGCGCCGTGGTACATCGCGTACTGAGCGGTGTAGATCGGCGCCCAGCCGTCCCAGGTGCCGGGTTCGTAGTCGCGGAACGGGATCTCGGGCTTCGCCGTCTCCGGCCGTCCAAGCGCCTTGACAGCCTGCTCCATGCCGAGACCGTTGGCGTACCCGTGCTTGATGTAGAGGTCGAAATCGTAGTTCTGGCCGTGCGGCGGGGTGGTCGGCTCGATGAGCGTGTTCTCGACGTAACCGTGTTCGTCCAGCATCATCAGCGGCTGCTTGCCGATGGCGATCGCGCGCATGGCCCGCACTTCCGGCTGCGACGCGGTGACGAAGTCGCGATTGGGATCGAAACCTTGCGCGGTTTGCCGCGTTCCGGCGACCCGGCCGTCCGGATTGGCGGTGACGTTGAAGTAGAAGCGGTTCCGCTTCAGCAGTTCGGCGGTCTTGGGATCGTTCGACGTCGCCAGCTTCTCGATGACGCGGAGCGCGCCGTCGGTGCCTTCCCATTCGTTGCCGTGGATGTTGTTGTTGATCCACACCGGCGCCTTGTAGCCGTGGCGCAGGAACGGGTCGCGCGCGGCACGGGCCGGGTCGTTCTCGATCAGCGACCGCCACGCGTCCTGCTGTCGCGTTTCGAACCGGCTTTCGGGCGCGGTGACCGTCACCAGGTAGAGGTCACGGCCGAGGCCCGACTGCCCCGCGATCTCGACCGAGATCCGGTCGCTGCGCGCCTGCAACGCGTTCAGCTTCGGCGCGAGCGCGTGATACGGCGCGAGCCCGAGCTTGATCGACTTGTCGGCCGCGTTCTCCGGGTACACGCGCAACTTGGTCTTGCGCGGATAACCGGAATGGTCGCCCGCGACGTTCTCGCCGGTCGCTGCCCGCGCGGCACCCGTCGACGGGTCGGTCGCGGCGACGTCGTTGCGTTCCGGGCCGTTGCCGGGATCCCGGTGCGGCGCCGGCTGTGTCGTCGGCGGTGGTGCCGCGTACGCCGGAGCGGCGACCGCGCTCAGGGAAAGCATCAGGGCCAGGACCACGGTGCGAGCCGAACGCGACAAGGGCCACCTCCAGGGACGTCGGCCCAGTGTTTCCGCTCGACCGAACGCCCCACAAGCGCCGAAAGGCGCCTAATCGGACGGTGGGAAACGGTGCTCGTTCCGGTCGATCTTGGCGTTGGCCGCCTCGATCAGATCCACCCCGAGGCTGTTCGCGAGCTGGAGGAGGTACAGCGTGACGTCGGCGATCTCGTCGACGACGTTGTGTGCCAGCTCAGGGTCGGAGCGCCACTTCGCGGACTCCTCCGGGGTGAGCCACTGGAACAGCGAAGTCAGCTCGCCGACTTCGCCGGACAGCGCCATGACCAGGTTCTTCGGTGTGTGGAAAGGTTCCCAGTCCCGTGCGGCGGCGAAGTCGCGGAGGCGCTGGTTGAGGTTCTCGAGAGTCACATGCCGTGCCTACCAGATCGTCACGGTGCGCTAACGGCCGTATGGCGGACGAGCGTTGACGGGCGATTCGCGATTTGCCTAACGTCGCTCCGCGTCGGGGAACCGATCCGGAAGGAAAGCCTTGACGTACCAGCGAAGCCTTCGCTCTCGCATCCTCTCCATCGCCTTCGTTCCGTGTGCGGCCTTGCTGCTCGTCGCGTTGTTCATCGGCGGGTTCCTCGTCCAGCAGGCCATCCGCGACCGGGACGACGCCGAGAACGGGGCGATGACCATGGCCGAGACGAGCCGGGGAATCGCGACGCTGCAACGGGAGCGGTCGATCGCGTTGCAGGCGCCGGGCAGCCGTTCCGCCACCTATCTCGCGTACGCCGATCGCATCGACACCTCGCTTTCGTCCCTGCGCGAGATCGCGAGGACGGCTCCCGACGCCGAGATCGGCTACCAGCAGACGATCGCTGTCGAAGTGCTCACCGCCGTCGAAGGCATGGACCGCAGCGACTCCCTCGCGGTCGCCGGGATCGACGACGAAGGACGGCGCTCCTATGCCGCGGCCGTCGGCGCCTACCGGTCCAGGCTCGACGCGGTCGCCGGGAAGCTGACGGAAAGTAATCGTCAGGCGTACCGGAATCTCGTCGCGAGTGAGGACTGGAGCCGGTTCGGCGCGGTCGAAACCGCGTTGAGCGCGGCCACGCCGCCACCCGTCGGCCAGGAGGCCTGGCGTGTCGCGGCCGGCGTCGTCGGCCG
This window encodes:
- a CDS encoding M14 family zinc carboxypeptidase, producing the protein MSRSARTVVLALMLSLSAVAAPAYAAPPPTTQPAPHRDPGNGPERNDVAATDPSTGAARAATGENVAGDHSGYPRKTKLRVYPENAADKSIKLGLAPYHALAPKLNALQARSDRISVEIAGQSGLGRDLYLVTVTAPESRFETRQQDAWRSLIENDPARAARDPFLRHGYKAPVWINNNIHGNEWEGTDGALRVIEKLATSNDPKTAELLKRNRFYFNVTANPDGRVAGTRQTAQGFDPNRDFVTASQPEVRAMRAIAIGKQPLMMLDEHGYVENTLIEPTTPPHGQNYDFDLYIKHGYANGLGMEQAVKALGRPETAKPEIPFRDYEPGTWDGWAPIYTAQYAMYHGAVSFTVEIPMRVNNADYETQPVTELRRRSVINTEVVEATIGSTLTYVDRNRRELIANQIEMFRRGGAGEAQREIPDGFVPGFGPEDRYRTEFPRAYVIPAGADQRSAVAASRLVDHLVANDVRVRQAERPFSLAGRRYPAGSYLVDMHQPKRGLANVMLEQGSDISAKVPVMYDISGWSHRLLWGASVDIVKQGRLDVRTHDVAAASPIGGIDAAPGRDLALKLVDGKDVSAVNDLLNRGFALGRTDDGTVVVPASARPAAAEVADRYGVRFTEASGTAAPLGRKTIAGAVGPDELKALRDMGFDVRPVSAAVLNAGFDWSRIDLLFVSSGLRYTDLDQGAKDALRAFLARGGVVTRGATGARFNTDAGLLEARPVAGWEDGNGVVSVVGGTGPVGGGALPDSFVYGPFWFTDLGSSVRVEQRYASGNPLVAGHWRPRDDGTGGPMEAAGQAAVVSGTSGPGGRAVLFGTEPLFRDHPKGLYSQVAKAIYWAASK
- a CDS encoding nucleotide pyrophosphohydrolase: MTLENLNQRLRDFAAARDWEPFHTPKNLVMALSGEVGELTSLFQWLTPEESAKWRSDPELAHNVVDEIADVTLYLLQLANSLGVDLIEAANAKIDRNEHRFPPSD
- a CDS encoding nitrate- and nitrite sensing domain-containing protein, with protein sequence MTYQRSLRSRILSIAFVPCAALLLVALFIGGFLVQQAIRDRDDAENGAMTMAETSRGIATLQRERSIALQAPGSRSATYLAYADRIDTSLSSLREIARTAPDAEIGYQQTIAVEVLTAVEGMDRSDSLAVAGIDDEGRRSYAAAVGAYRSRLDAVAGKLTESNRQAYRNLVASEDWSRFGAVETALSAATPPPVGQEAWRVAAGVVGRTLGQLAARQIEYSAQLAIDGGRRVLGGALASATAISLLAGVVMAIAMQLARRLPIPVIRCPSRVEATPEAWSRLVSDYAEKSTLLAHTSRGSGRADLSR